The region AAAATCATACTTGTTATCTTTCCTGTTTAAATCTACTAAACCGTCAAAATTCATCGTAAGATTAGGATCTTTTACAGCAATTTGTCCTTTATAGTTTGGTGCTTTAAAATTACCGTCAACCGTTATATTATTATAAGTATAATTATTATAATTTATTTTAGAAACCGCTCCTTTTAAAGCCGTATTAAGATACTTTTCTGTAAACCCTTTTCCGTCTACATCAACATTCAGACTTATTTTACCCAAATCCTTGCGATCCAATAAAGTTCCAAGGTCAAAATCCTCCATGACAACATTCCCTACATAAGAAGCTTTGTCAATAAAATCAATGTTTCTCATGCTCAAAATTGATTGCGCATTACCCAAATCAGTTAAGATAGAGAAATCTGCATCTAGCGAAGTGGCACTCACCTGAGAGTTCCCCATAATGGTAAACACGCCTAATTTTTTGAGCTCAGCGGGTAACTTTTTCCCTAAAACATTAGGTAGTATTGAAGCGAGATTATCATAACTGGACACTATTTTATTAAAATTTCCGTCCATGAAAAAATATTGATCTTTTTTTCCAAAAAGATTTTTAAATTTTATCGTACCCTTAATTTGGGAATTATTAGAATCAACTAATTTTAAATCGGATAATCTTAAATCGTTTAGCGTCCCTTTTATATTTGATTTGATATCAAAATGCAAGTTCCTGCCTAGTTCCTTATAAAAATATCGAATATCATTGGAAGCCAGCGAAGCCGATTGTAGATTTACATCAAACTGAACTTTATTGTTAAAATCTAAAAAATCCTCAATTTTATAATTTAAAAAAACATTTCCTTTTAATTTTGATTCTTTGGTTTCTAAATCAAGATTTTCCAGTCTTATACTCTTTTTTGTATAACTAAAATTAGAACTCAATTTAGCAACATACACTCCACGATGATCCAGAAAAGACATCTTATCAATTTTAGTAGATACATCAGGCCCGTGAAGCTTAAATTTACTCAAAGTTACTTTAAGCTTAGTAAAGTCGACATCTTTTGGGATTTCACGATTTTCATCGACCAAAATAAAATGGCTGTTTTTTATAAATGCCTTATCTGCCGTCAGTAAAAAAGGTTTGCCCGAGGATGGCTTACCACTATCAAAAGCATTAATAAATACATCAATATTGGTCAATTTTTCATTCTTATACGTTTTTATACTAAACAGCAATCCATTTAGTTCAATATCGCTAAAAATTAAATCTCCATCCAGTACTTTCTTAACATCTAAAATATTGGTCTTAACCAGATTCGAATAAATCAAAGTATCTTTGTGATGGTCTAAAATCAGTACTTTTTTTAATTTGACACCACCAAAAACGGAAACTCTGGCGCCTTCAACAGAAATATTAACTCCAAAGTCCTTATTGAGGCTATTGGTAAAATACTGCGCTACTTTTGTCTGGACAAAAGGCAAAGATAAAATAATACCGAGCACCAATAAAAAGAGGATTATCCCGATTACTGAACGAAAAGCTATTTTTTTGATATTTTTGATACCTATTCTTGTTTTATTTTTTCCTAAAATACTATTTTGCCCAAGGAAAGAGCGGCACCTTTGCTAAAAATTCTTTAATTTTGGCTGCACCGCAAATTTAAACAAATTAAAATTTCGGTCTGTCAAATATAATTCAAAATTAGTGCCTTTTTATGCAAAATCCAGAGGTTTTTATTCTTGCAATCGAAAGTTCTTGTGATGACACAGCAGCAGCGGTTTTACATAACGACAAAGTGCTGTCAAATGTTGTTGCAAATCAGTTAATTCATACCCAATATGGAGGTGTAGTTCCGGAGCTTGCTTCGCGCGCCCATCAGCAAAACATAGTGCCGGTTATTGATGCCGCGCTTCGTAAAGCAAATATCAATAAAGAGCAATTGTCCGCAATCGCATTTACCCAAGGTCCCGGACTGATGGGCTCGCTTCTTGTAGGAAGTTCTTTTGCTAAGTCAATGGCTTTGGCACTTGGAATCCCATTAATTGCTGTCAACCACATGCATGCTCATATTTTGGCCCATTTTATAGATGAAGAAGGTTTTGAAAAGCCTGATTTCCCTTTTTTGGCACTAACCATTAGCGGCGGACATACTCAAATTGTAAAAGTGAATAACTTTTTTGACATGACCATCATTGGAGAAACAACCGATGATGCGGTGGGCGAAGCCTTCGATAAAAGTGCCAAAATACTCGGACTTCCCTATCCCGGCGGACCTTTAGTGGATAAAAACGCCCAACTAGGAAATCCTAAGGCTTTTGTTTTTACCAAACCAAAAGTTCCCGGATTGGATTTTAGCTTTTCGGGTTTAAAAACGGCTATTTTATATTTTATTCAAAAGAAAAAAATAGAAAACCCTAATTTCATTGACGAAAACATAAATGACATTTGCGCTTCTATTCAATATACGATTATCGAAATCTTAATGGATAAGCTAAAGCTGGCCGTAAAAGAAACTGGAATCAAACAAATCGCCATTGGCGGAGGCGTTTCTGCCAATTCCGGAATAAGAAAAACGCTAAAAGAAGCCGAACAAAAATACGGCTGGAAAACATTTGTTCCAAAATTTGAATACACTACCGATAATGCTGCAATGATAGGAATTGTAGGTTATCAAAAATATTTATCCCAAAATTTCGAAACCGCAGCAGTGGTTTCAAAAGCAAGAATACAATTTTAAACTATGCAATTATTTTACAACCCTGACATAAACGAAACCACGGATAGCTTTTCTTTTGACAAAGAAGAAAGCAGACACATCATAAAAGTACTGCGCAAAAAAGATTCCGATATTTTATTTGTCACCAATGGTCTTGGTTATTTATTCAAAACAGAAATTACCTTAGCTTCAGACAATAAGTGTACTGTTCAGATTATTTCTTTCGAAAAAAAGGATTCTTCTAATTATCATCTGCATCTTGCTGTCGCTCCCACAAAAATGAACGACCGCTATGAATGGTTTTTAGAAAAAGCGACTGAAATTGGTATTCATGAAATAACACCCATTATTTGTGACCATTCTGAACGAAAAGTCATCAATAAAGACCGTTTTGAAAAAATCATTTTATCGGCAATGAAGCAATCTAATGAGTTGTTTCTTCCTAAATTGAACGAAGCCATTACCTATAAAGAGTTTGTAAAACTGGAAATAGGGGGATTGAAATTGATCGCCCATTGTGAAGAGACCGACAAAAAAACACTGAAATCCGTTTTAAAACCACATGAAAATATTACTATATTAATTGGTCCAGAAGGCGATTTCTCCGAAAATGAAATTGCATTGGCCCTAGAAAATCAATTTACTCCCGTTTCATTAGGAAATACACGCCTAAGAACTGAAACTGCGGCCGTTGTAGCCTGTCATAGTGTTGTTTTTGTTAATGAACACTAATACTTTTTAAAAATATGCAAAGGATGTATTTGGTTTTGCTTTTAATTTCAATTGGGACTTATTCCCAAGAAATTGCCTTGGTTAAATACAGCGGAGGTGGTGATTGGTATGCTAACCCTACCGCTTTGCCCAATTTAGTCAAATATTGTAATGCTAATATCAATACCAAAATAAACACAAAAGCCGCCACGGTAGAACCTAGCAGTCCTGATTTGTTCTCCTACCCTTTTATACACCTGACTGGGCATGGCAATGTAGCCTTTACTGATTCTGATGTCAACAATCTGAAAAACTACCTAAACTCAGGTGGTTTTTTGCATATTGATGATAATTACGGAATGGATCAATACATCCGAAAAGAAATAAAAAAAATATTCCCCAATACTAATTTAATCGAAATTCCCGCCAATCATCCCCTTTTCCAAAAACCTTTTCTCTTTTCCAATGGATTACCAAAAATTCATGAACATGATGGAAAGCGACCACAAGCTTTTGGGATTTTCGTAGAAAACCGACTTGTTTTATTGTATACCTTCGAATGTGATCTGGGCGATGGTTGGGAAGATCCAGAAGTTCATAATGACCCAATTTCTATCCGTGAAAAAGCGCTAAAAATGGGCGCTAATATTTTGAATTACGTGTTCAATAACTAAAACAGTACTCTATACTCTGGTTATATTTAATCAACGAGTTGCATGAGCTACTTAAGTCAAGAAAGTATCCTAATAGCCACACGCCAACTATTTCTTCGTAAGAATTAATTTTCAAACAAACCAATAATCTTTTTCACAAACATCTCAAAAAGCCAGCAAAATAGGCCTTCTTAATTTTTTGTTAAAATATTTTAGTAAAATATTTTTCATATTTAATAATTTTGTTATAAAATTGCGTCATTAACAACCAAATCACATTTTTTTTAACAAAACCAATTATTTATTATGAAAAAATTACTTTTATCGGCAGTAGCATTGATGTTGCTTTTTTCTTGTCAAAATGACCCAAAAGAGACCACTGATGCACAAACAAATGCAATTGCTCACAGAGGTTGCGCCTCTCAAGAAGTACTGGAAGCCCAATTAGCCGCCGATCCTACACTGGCAATTAGAATGAATGAAATTGAGGCCTTCACACAAAAAGCAATCCTAAGCGGTCGTTTAGTTAATGGAAAGATTGAAATTCCAGTTGTAGTAAATGTTCTTTATAAAACAGCTGCCGAAAACATCTCGGATTCACAAATCCAATCTCAAATTGATGTTTTAAACCAAGATTTCAATGCAACAAACTCTGATTTCAATGATGTACCAACTTTATTTTCAGGAGTAAAAGCAAATGTAGGTATTACATTTGTCTTAGAAACCATAAAAAGAAAAGCTACGACCAAAACTTCTTGGGGAACTAGAGACGCCATGAAAAAGACAAAACAAGGAGGTCTAGATCCTACTTCACCTACAACAAAATTAAACATATGGGCTTGTACTATTGGTGGAGGAATTTTAGGTTATGCTCAATTTCCTGGTGGAAGTAGCGCTACAGATGGAGTGGTAATTGATTCAAAATATTTTGGATTAGCCGGTTCTGGAAGCTATCCGTACAATTTAGGAAGAACTGCTACGCATGAAGTAGGTCACTGGATGAACTTACGCCACATTTGGGGTGATGCCACTTGTGGAAGCGATCAAGTTGCTGACACTCCTACTCACAACACGGCTAATTATGGTGTTCCAGCTTATCCTCATTATAGCACTTGCACAGGAACTCCTGTAGAAATGACTATGAATTATATGGATTATACAGACGATAGAGGAATGTACATGTTCTCTAACGGACAAAAATCAAGAATGGAAGCGATATTCGTTGCTGGCGGAGCAAGAGCTTCTTTCGGCATCTAACTTTTTGCTATTTTAGATTTTAAAACTCGCTACTTGTTAGCGAGTTTTTTTTATCTTTAGCTCCTAAAAAAAGATACATGATTACATCCAGAATTATAGCAAATGGGATTTTAAAGGCAATTTTAGCAATAGTCCTAGTAACTTTATTAGTTTATTTTTTATATCAAATTCAATCTGTACTCATTTATCTTATTGTAGCTTTAATCCTAACTCTAATAGGAAACCCTATTCTAGATTTTTTTAAGAAGCGAATGAAATTCAATCATCTTTTTGCTACCATTGGGACATTATTTATCTTTATTCTTATCATTTCTGGATTCATAATGATGTTTATCCCTCTGGTTTGGTCCCAAAGCCAAAATTTATCACTTTTAAATACAGCTGAAATCGAAAAAAACACCATTCAATTATTCGATCAGATTCATCTTTTCCTAGAAGGCCATCATATTGATTCTTTAAAAATATTAAAAGAAGCCAATATCACTTCTAAAATCAATTTTAATCTTATTCCCAATTTTTTAAACGCCGTTCTTGGAACTATTAGTAGTTTTGGAATGGGATTAGCTTCGGTTTTGTTTATTGCTTTTTTCTTCCTTAAAGACAGAGCATTATTTATTAGAAGCGCTAAAAAACTGATTCCCGATAGTCACGAAGACCAAATTTTAAATTCTTTGGAGAAAATTAATTTTCTCTTATCTCGCTACTTCATTGGTTTATTGAT is a window of Flavobacterium acetivorans DNA encoding:
- the tsaD gene encoding tRNA (adenosine(37)-N6)-threonylcarbamoyltransferase complex transferase subunit TsaD is translated as MQNPEVFILAIESSCDDTAAAVLHNDKVLSNVVANQLIHTQYGGVVPELASRAHQQNIVPVIDAALRKANINKEQLSAIAFTQGPGLMGSLLVGSSFAKSMALALGIPLIAVNHMHAHILAHFIDEEGFEKPDFPFLALTISGGHTQIVKVNNFFDMTIIGETTDDAVGEAFDKSAKILGLPYPGGPLVDKNAQLGNPKAFVFTKPKVPGLDFSFSGLKTAILYFIQKKKIENPNFIDENINDICASIQYTIIEILMDKLKLAVKETGIKQIAIGGGVSANSGIRKTLKEAEQKYGWKTFVPKFEYTTDNAAMIGIVGYQKYLSQNFETAAVVSKARIQF
- a CDS encoding 16S rRNA (uracil(1498)-N(3))-methyltransferase yields the protein MQLFYNPDINETTDSFSFDKEESRHIIKVLRKKDSDILFVTNGLGYLFKTEITLASDNKCTVQIISFEKKDSSNYHLHLAVAPTKMNDRYEWFLEKATEIGIHEITPIICDHSERKVINKDRFEKIILSAMKQSNELFLPKLNEAITYKEFVKLEIGGLKLIAHCEETDKKTLKSVLKPHENITILIGPEGDFSENEIALALENQFTPVSLGNTRLRTETAAVVACHSVVFVNEH
- a CDS encoding DUF4159 domain-containing protein, which gives rise to MQRMYLVLLLISIGTYSQEIALVKYSGGGDWYANPTALPNLVKYCNANINTKINTKAATVEPSSPDLFSYPFIHLTGHGNVAFTDSDVNNLKNYLNSGGFLHIDDNYGMDQYIRKEIKKIFPNTNLIEIPANHPLFQKPFLFSNGLPKIHEHDGKRPQAFGIFVENRLVLLYTFECDLGDGWEDPEVHNDPISIREKALKMGANILNYVFNN
- a CDS encoding zinc metalloprotease, with protein sequence MKKLLLSAVALMLLFSCQNDPKETTDAQTNAIAHRGCASQEVLEAQLAADPTLAIRMNEIEAFTQKAILSGRLVNGKIEIPVVVNVLYKTAAENISDSQIQSQIDVLNQDFNATNSDFNDVPTLFSGVKANVGITFVLETIKRKATTKTSWGTRDAMKKTKQGGLDPTSPTTKLNIWACTIGGGILGYAQFPGGSSATDGVVIDSKYFGLAGSGSYPYNLGRTATHEVGHWMNLRHIWGDATCGSDQVADTPTHNTANYGVPAYPHYSTCTGTPVEMTMNYMDYTDDRGMYMFSNGQKSRMEAIFVAGGARASFGI
- a CDS encoding AI-2E family transporter — protein: MITSRIIANGILKAILAIVLVTLLVYFLYQIQSVLIYLIVALILTLIGNPILDFFKKRMKFNHLFATIGTLFIFILIISGFIMMFIPLVWSQSQNLSLLNTAEIEKNTIQLFDQIHLFLEGHHIDSLKILKEANITSKINFNLIPNFLNAVLGTISSFGMGLASVLFIAFFFLKDRALFIRSAKKLIPDSHEDQILNSLEKINFLLSRYFIGLLIQLFIVFLLYLIVLLLFGVPNPIVIAFLCAVLNIVPYIGPLIASILAAILTMISHLGSDFQTETLPTTIYVLIGFWIVQIIDNNLSQPIIFSKSVSSHPLEIFLVILIAGFLFGILGMIVAVPLYTILKVIGKEFFPENIVVQLLTKNL